One part of the Symphalangus syndactylus isolate Jambi chromosome 1, NHGRI_mSymSyn1-v2.1_pri, whole genome shotgun sequence genome encodes these proteins:
- the LOC129481467 gene encoding actin, cytoskeletal 3-like, with product MKEACCYVAMDVAAEMAQTQAQAQVDFVLPDKQVITLGPERFCCPEALFQPNLIGLNQPGLPQLALLSISRLEAMQQEQLLANVVLDGGSTLLWWEPEL from the exons ATGAAAGAGGCCTGCTGCTACGTGGCCATGGATGTGGCAGCTGAGATGGCCCAAACCCAGGCGCAGGCCCAGGTGGACTTTGTGCTTCCAGACAAGCAGGTTATCACGCTGGGGCCTGAGCGCTTCTGCTGCCCCGAGGCCCTCTTCCAACCCAATCTGATAGGTCTCAACCAGCCGGGCCTTCCACAGCTGGCCCTCCTAAGCATCAGCCGGTTGGAGGCCATGCAGCAGGAGCAGCTACTGGCCAATGTGGTACTGGACGGTGGCAGCACACTC CTTTGGTGGGAGCCAGAACTATGA
- the LOC129481312 gene encoding uncharacterized protein: MQIPLSSAPTCQLREAVENRVLVFDMATGSTRMGLLCHDPVGSWAVLVGLMPSHPSIYVPENMLSTQLLAKPILSPDSNHSSFWSITPMLSSPVPCSLSSGSYREVALNPKEARLNLESWDSPGTETLIRVGMLTGPVPLGMPLQFDERILTHVPNTSWSKADGEKNEPSHTIWMLDPSMAPSRMPDASIVQTKKLQWMKSEPAVPANTQEMPRSLLQEDIGSHEEDIPAHPDNSQARDAGQALLTGQILLAGQPPLPEHPLTDQSPLTGQTPLARNPSLSKEPPITKEPTFKMVPQPWRTWPGLHPGR; this comes from the coding sequence ATGCAGATCCCCCTCTCCAGTGCCCCAACCTGCCAGCTTCGGGAAGCTGTGGAAAACCGTGTGCTGGTGTTTGATATGGCCACAGGCAGCACCAGGATGGGGCTGCTGTGCCATGACCCTGTGGGCTCATGGGCAGTGCTTGTGGGCCtcatgcccagccacccatccatctatgtccctgaaaATATGCTGTCCACCCAGCTGTTGGCCAAACCCATCCTGTCTCCTGACAGCAATCACTCCAGCTTTTGGTCTATCACACCCATGCTGTCCAGCCCAGTGCCCTGCAGCCTCTCATCTGGCAGCTACCGAGAGGTAGCCCTGAATCCCAAGGAGGCCAGGCTCAATCTGGAGTCATGGGACTCCCCTGGTACTGAGACACTCATCAGGGTTGGGATGCTCACTGGGCCTGTTCCACTGGGGATGCCCCTCCAATTTGATGAGAGGATACTGACCCATGTCCCTAATACTAGCTGGTCCAAGGCTGATGGTGAAAAAAATGAACCTAGTCATACCATCTGGATGCTAGACCCTTCCATGGCACCCTCTAGGATGCCAGATGCCTCCATAGTCCAGACCAAGAAACTGCAGTGGATGAAATCAGAGCCTGCTGTACCTGCCAATACCCAGGAAATGCCCAGAtccctcctccaggaagacaTAGGCAGCCACGAAGAGGACATTCCTGCTCACCCTGATAACTCTCAGGCCAGAGATGCTGGACAGGCTCTCCTCACTGGGCAGATCCTCCTTGCTGGACAGCCACCCCTACCTGAGCACCCCCTTACTGATCAATCCCCTCTCACTGGGCAGACACCCCTTGCTAGGAATCCGTCTTTATCTAAAGAACCCCCCATCACCAAAGAGCCCACTTTCAAGATGGTCCCCCAACCCTGGAGAACCTGGCCAGGTCTCCACCCAGGAAGATGA